A part of Desulfurococcaceae archaeon genomic DNA contains:
- a CDS encoding ABC transporter ATP-binding protein — translation MGYLFIENISKKIGDKLVLRSVNASLNKGEVLAITGSPGSGKTTLLKIVAGLVPPTTGKIYLEGKDITHVPPHERGFSMVFEIPPVYPDRTGFENIAFPLRLKKLDEEEIKSRVHAVADLLGIKHILDRKPHTYSGGEYQRVAIARALITEPKLLLLDEPFKTLDAKIREAMIGWIKGLHKRIGITVIYATHDPLEALSVGNKVMVLLNGVQKQLSDPLELLRRPTDLEVDEYISIPALNVSRGVLYACMDGEAVVSLNGLKLNVIPGPRDCEPGRDVIVAIRPQDIAISSAGGTSALKGKVITVNYMGRNQLIALEVNGVNFRVVVDKSLNVTAGQQLYLLFKPDKIRLYDAQTLKLLT, via the coding sequence GTGGGTTACCTGTTCATTGAGAACATCAGCAAGAAGATTGGCGACAAGCTTGTTCTACGCAGTGTAAATGCATCGCTTAATAAAGGCGAAGTGCTGGCAATAACCGGGTCGCCGGGATCAGGCAAAACAACTTTACTTAAAATCGTGGCGGGACTGGTGCCCCCGACGACGGGAAAGATCTACCTGGAGGGAAAGGACATAACCCACGTTCCTCCTCACGAGAGAGGCTTTTCGATGGTGTTCGAGATCCCTCCAGTATACCCCGATAGAACGGGGTTTGAGAACATAGCATTCCCGTTAAGGCTGAAAAAGCTTGACGAAGAAGAGATCAAGAGTAGGGTACACGCCGTTGCAGATTTGCTGGGAATAAAGCACATCTTAGATAGGAAACCGCACACTTATAGTGGTGGAGAATACCAAAGAGTGGCTATAGCCAGAGCGCTAATTACAGAACCCAAGTTACTACTACTAGATGAGCCCTTCAAAACCCTTGACGCGAAAATAAGAGAAGCCATGATCGGCTGGATAAAAGGACTTCACAAAAGAATAGGAATAACCGTGATTTACGCGACACACGACCCACTAGAGGCTCTCTCGGTGGGAAACAAGGTAATGGTCTTACTCAATGGAGTTCAAAAACAGCTTTCCGACCCGCTTGAACTGCTCAGGAGGCCTACCGACTTGGAAGTCGACGAGTATATATCAATCCCGGCTCTGAACGTTTCAAGGGGTGTACTATACGCTTGTATGGATGGGGAAGCAGTGGTCTCACTGAATGGTTTAAAATTGAACGTCATACCGGGGCCGCGCGACTGCGAACCAGGTAGGGACGTCATCGTTGCGATCAGGCCGCAGGACATAGCCATAAGCAGTGCTGGCGGAACTAGCGCCTTAAAGGGAAAGGTGATCACTGTGAACTACATGGGCAGAAACCAGCTTATCGCGTTGGAGGTTAACGGAGTCAATTTTAGAGTGGTAGTTGATAAAAGCCTTAACGTGACGGCAGGCCAGCAACTATACTTACTGTTCAAGCCCGATAAGATAAGGCTTTACGATGCCCAGACTTTAAAGCTCCTCACGTAG